A region from the bacterium genome encodes:
- a CDS encoding FtsW/RodA/SpoVE family cell cycle protein produces the protein MILVRQVVDHLNFNFDRWMLASVICLLLIGLLMNMMATSNKLTDSTAITGSLSATVIDVYAKFKTHSLKVAIGLVFAVACYLTPLMVWQSRKTTYTLIAVSMVLFILTYFFGEDINGARRWLRIGGFQLSPSDVARFSLILWLSQFLFEKREELHLISNSVKAAAMIAMICLPIVLQPNLSTVMIIFAIAGSMLWVSGIPRKWFFYLGALVIAFGVFHVAGSSFRSNRSQVFIDPFAIYYNFDSQYQIDPVGATMLKETSYQQRQSIMALVQGGLTGVVYGTGKQKYFLPEAYNDCIVAIVGEEWGMIGILLVLAGFGVLTWRGFRTTVNSIDAYKYFLAFGIVMNFLAYFFIHFFVNVSAMPSTGVPLPFISHGGTAMVFNLGLAAILLRLSAEPKCPLFVK, from the coding sequence ATGATTCTTGTTCGCCAAGTTGTCGATCACCTGAACTTTAATTTTGATCGTTGGATGCTCGCTTCGGTGATCTGTTTGTTGCTGATTGGCCTGTTGATGAACATGATGGCAACGTCAAACAAATTGACTGACTCCACAGCGATTACCGGTTCACTATCCGCTACTGTAATCGATGTCTACGCAAAATTCAAAACTCATTCGTTGAAAGTTGCTATCGGCTTAGTGTTTGCGGTCGCTTGTTACCTCACCCCATTAATGGTTTGGCAGAGTAGAAAGACTACCTACACTTTAATTGCAGTATCAATGGTGCTGTTTATCCTCACCTACTTTTTTGGTGAAGATATCAACGGAGCGCGTCGCTGGCTAAGGATAGGTGGATTTCAACTTTCGCCGTCGGATGTTGCTCGGTTTTCACTAATCCTCTGGTTATCACAATTCCTGTTTGAAAAGCGAGAAGAGTTGCATCTCATTTCCAATTCGGTGAAAGCAGCAGCAATGATAGCGATGATCTGTTTGCCGATTGTCCTGCAGCCGAATCTCTCTACCGTTATGATAATATTCGCGATTGCTGGTTCGATGCTGTGGGTGTCGGGTATTCCCCGTAAATGGTTTTTCTACCTTGGGGCACTGGTCATAGCCTTTGGAGTATTTCACGTTGCCGGTTCGTCGTTTCGCTCAAATCGAAGCCAAGTCTTCATTGATCCATTTGCGATTTACTACAACTTCGATAGTCAATACCAGATTGATCCGGTAGGCGCAACCATGCTCAAAGAGACTTCATACCAACAACGCCAGAGCATTATGGCATTGGTGCAGGGTGGTTTGACCGGCGTCGTCTATGGGACTGGAAAACAGAAATATTTCTTACCGGAAGCATACAACGATTGCATTGTCGCCATCGTCGGAGAAGAATGGGGGATGATTGGAATTCTGTTGGTGCTTGCGGGATTTGGCGTACTCACTTGGCGCGGATTTCGCACGACAGTGAATTCAATCGATGCCTACAAATACTTTCTCGCATTCGGCATCGTGATGAATTTCCTCGCCTACTTTTTCATTCACTTCTTTGTGAATGTATCGGCGATGCCGTCAACTGGAGTCCCGTTGCCATTCATCAGCCATGGCGGTACGGCTATGGTGTTTAATCTCGGTCTCGCTGCTATTCTATTGCGGTTGAGTGCCGAGCCAAAATGTCCGCTATTCGTCAAGTAG